The following coding sequences are from one Halictus rubicundus isolate RS-2024b chromosome 11, iyHalRubi1_principal, whole genome shotgun sequence window:
- the LOC143359326 gene encoding UNC93-like protein MFSD11, translated as MTINRNFVNVIILSWGFMLVFTAFQTMGNIEKTVLQSIKDEDKSFTGEAYTSLSIIYGVLAICNWLAPSYISMTGPRVAILTGSCCYVLFIASFLWPQTALLYIASSILGFGAALIWTGHGQYLTENSDSETMSRNSGVFWAIFQLSNVAGNLFVYFTFQDPTIGVSVRRLVFSVLTGLAIAGTCLLATLRRTSQSFVLGEAEGVSSADRELQIPEPAREKPWLAAWKAFQDAFSLFLTPKMLLLSLTFIYTGLVLTFYSGVYSSSIGFTKAIGDDRKRLVGLSGIFIGIGEVVGGAIFGIFASKLTRNCGGWLVALTGFGVHLFAFITIFLNLPNDSPFEDTENIGYIKPSPHLAMAGSLALGFGDACFNTQVYSLIGLLFVNQSAPAFALFKFCQSVAAAISFAYSSSLSLYVQLLVLTISIVIGTVAFCYVERITRKEADNTASETNTTLVES; from the exons ATGACGATAAATAGGAATTTTGTAAACGTGATAATACTGAGTTGGGGTTTCATGTTGGTATTTACCGCATTTCAAACGATGGGCAACATCGAG AAAACCGTGCTGCAAAGTATCAAGGACGAGGATAAGAGCTTCACTGGCGAGGCTTACACCAGCTTGTCCATAATCTATGGTGTCCTAGCCATCTGCAACTGGTTAGCTCCGTCCTACATCTCCATGACAGGGCCAAGGGTTGCGATATTAACCGGATCTTGCTGTTACGTCCTTTTCATAGCATCATTCCTGTGGCCTCAAACCGCTTTGCTCTATATCGCCTCGAGTATCCTCGGTTTCGGGGCAGCATTGATATGGACAGGACACGGGCAGTATCTGACCGAGAACAGCGACTCGGAGACCATGTCCAGAAACAGCGGAGTGTTCTGGGCGATCTTCCAATTGTCGAATGTCGCCGGCAACCTGTTCGTGTACTTCACATTCCAAGACCCGACAATCGGCGTTTCGGTCCGAAGATTGGTTTTCAGTGTGCTGACCGGCTTGGCCATCGCAGGCACCTGTCTGCTGGCTACATTGAGGAGGACGTCGCAGAGTTTCGTCCTGGGTGAAGCCGAAGGAGTCTCTAGCGCTGACAGGGAACTCCAGATCCCAGAGCCAGCGAGAGAGAAGCCATGGCTAGCCGCTTGGAAGGCCTTCCAGGACGCGTTCAGTCTTTTCCTGACACCGAAGATGCTTCTGCTGTCACTGACCTTCATATACACCGGTCTCGTGTTGACGTTCTACTCGGGCGTCTATTCCTCCAGCATTGGATTCACCAAAGCGATCGGCGACGACCGCAAGAGGCTGGTGGGACTCTCAGGAATCTTCATCGGCATCGGCGAAGTTGTTGGCGGCGCGATCTTCGGCATTTTCGCGTCGAAGCTGACTCGCAATTGCGGCGGATGGTTGGTAGCGCTGACGGGATTCGGAGTGCACCTGTTCGCTTTCATCACCATTTTCTTGAACCTCCCTAACGACTCACCCTTCGAGGACAccgagaatataggatacatcAAACCTTCCCCGCACTTAGCCATGGCGGGAAGCCTTGCATTGGGTTTTGGCGATGCCTGCTTCAACACCCAGGTGTACTCGTTGATCGGGCTCCTCTTTGTCAACCAGAGCGCGCCCGCGTTCGCGTTGTTCAAGTTCTGCCAGTCAGTCGCCGCTGCCATCAGCTTCGCTTACAGTAGCAGTCTCAGTCTTTACGTACAGCTTCTCGTATTGACGATAAGCATCGTCATCGGCACCGTTGCCTTCTGTTACGTCGAACGCATCACGAGAAAGGAAGCTGACAACACCGCGTCCGAGACAAACACTACCCTCGTCGAATCATAA